A genomic window from Mycetohabitans rhizoxinica HKI 454 includes:
- the ahpF gene encoding alkyl hydroperoxide reductase subunit F: MLDTTLKHQLKAYLEKVSRPIDIVASVDDSDKSRELLALLDDIASLSDHIRVNVRRDEEPRKPSFSIGEPGKPNGIRFAGVPLGHEFTSLVLALLQTGGHPLKLDDSLIQQIRELDGDYRFETYFSLSCQNCPEVVQALNLMALINPRIHHVAIDGALFQDEVQARQIMAVPTIFLNGERFGQGRSGIKDILAKLDSGASARAAQALQDKPVFDVLVVGGGPAGAAAAIYAARKGIATGVVAERFGGQVLDTLAIENFVSVQETEGPKFATALEQHVTQYDVDIMDTQRAEALIPGPIHQVRLASGAVLEAKAVILATGARWREIDVPGEREYRNRGVAYCPHCDGPLFKGKRVAVVGGGNSGVEAAIDLAGIVSHVTLLEYGPRLRADAVLQRKLHSLPNVTVITQAQTARITGDGSKVDGLTYRDLRTGESQHIELAGVFVQIGLVPNTEWLKGTVELSTHGEIVVDAKGGTSIPGVFAAGDVTTVPFKQIVIAIGEGAKASLGAFDHLIRHADPVVTEPVTVQPIRGGTA, from the coding sequence ATGCTCGACACAACCCTGAAGCATCAACTCAAAGCGTACCTGGAAAAGGTTAGTCGGCCAATCGACATCGTCGCATCGGTCGACGACAGCGACAAGTCGCGCGAACTGCTCGCGTTGCTCGACGATATTGCGTCGCTGTCCGACCACATCCGTGTCAACGTGCGGCGCGACGAGGAACCGCGCAAGCCGTCGTTCTCGATTGGCGAGCCGGGCAAGCCCAACGGCATCCGCTTTGCGGGCGTCCCGCTCGGCCACGAGTTCACGTCGCTGGTACTTGCGCTGCTGCAGACCGGCGGACACCCATTGAAGCTCGACGATTCACTGATTCAGCAGATCCGTGAATTGGACGGAGACTACCGGTTTGAAACGTATTTTTCGCTGTCCTGCCAAAACTGCCCGGAAGTCGTGCAAGCGCTCAACTTGATGGCATTGATCAACCCACGCATCCATCATGTCGCGATCGATGGCGCGCTGTTCCAGGATGAGGTCCAAGCCCGGCAAATCATGGCGGTACCCACGATTTTCCTGAACGGTGAACGCTTCGGCCAAGGGCGTAGCGGCATCAAGGATATCCTTGCCAAGCTGGACAGCGGCGCGAGCGCGCGCGCGGCGCAGGCACTACAGGACAAGCCGGTGTTCGACGTACTGGTTGTCGGTGGCGGACCGGCAGGCGCGGCCGCCGCTATCTACGCCGCGCGCAAGGGGATCGCCACAGGGGTGGTGGCCGAACGCTTCGGCGGGCAAGTACTCGATACACTGGCAATCGAGAATTTCGTGTCGGTGCAGGAAACGGAAGGACCCAAGTTCGCCACAGCGCTCGAACAGCACGTGACCCAATACGACGTCGATATCATGGATACGCAACGGGCCGAAGCACTCATTCCCGGCCCCATACATCAGGTGCGGCTCGCCAGCGGCGCGGTGCTGGAGGCGAAAGCCGTCATCCTCGCCACCGGCGCGCGCTGGCGCGAGATCGACGTGCCGGGCGAGCGAGAATATCGCAACCGCGGTGTCGCCTATTGTCCGCACTGCGACGGCCCCCTCTTCAAGGGCAAGCGCGTCGCCGTCGTGGGGGGCGGCAATTCGGGCGTCGAAGCAGCCATCGACTTGGCGGGCATTGTCAGTCATGTCACGCTGCTCGAATACGGCCCCCGGTTGCGCGCCGACGCGGTGTTGCAGCGCAAGTTGCACAGCCTGCCCAACGTCACGGTGATCACGCAGGCACAGACCGCCCGCATCACGGGCGACGGCAGCAAGGTAGACGGGCTGACGTACCGGGATCTTCGCACAGGCGAGTCGCAACACATCGAACTGGCGGGTGTGTTCGTGCAAATCGGCCTGGTGCCCAATACCGAGTGGCTGAAGGGCACGGTCGAGTTGTCGACGCACGGCGAAATCGTCGTTGATGCCAAGGGGGGGACGTCGATACCGGGGGTGTTCGCTGCTGGCGACGTGACCACGGTGCCATTCAAGCAGATCGTGATCGCTATTGGCGAAGGAGCGAAAGCGTCGCTCGGCGCGTTCGACCACCTAATCCGCCACGCTGACCCGGTAGTGACCGAGCCGGTGACCGTGCAGCCCATTCGCGGCGGCACGGCGTAG